AACCTGTAACCCGTAACATCAAAGGAGCAAACATGCCCGTATTACGACTCCCCACCCCCCTGCGTCCCTATGCAGACGGACAAAGCGCAATTGATGTACAAGGCCAGAATGTGGCCGAAGCTTTGAACGATCTGGTTACCCAGCACCCCTCGCTGCAAAAACATCTCTTTTCCGATGCCGGAACCCTGCGCCCCTTTGTGAATCTGTTCCTGGGCGAAGAAGATGTGCGCCATTTGCAAGGTGTCGAGACCGAACTTAAAGAAGATGATATATTGCGAATCATACCCTCCATCGCGGGCGGGAATAATCGTTAAAGGTTAAAAATTGAAGGGTACAAGTATTTTTTTAACAAACAACCTTCAACTTTTAACTTGCAACTTCAACCGATTATGAAACTTTCACACGACGAAATTTTTCGCTACTCGCGCCACCTGCTGATCCCTGAGGTCGGGCTGGAAGGCCAGGAGAAGCTCAAAGCCGCCGCGGTGCTGGTGATTGGCACCGGCGGGTTGGGTTCGCCCGTGGCTTTATATCTGGCCGCCGCGGGGATCGGGCGTATTGGCCTGGTCGATTATGATGTAGTTGATTTTTCCAATTTGCAGCGCCAGGTGATTCACGGCGAAGCCACGTTGGGTAAACTCAAAGTCGAATCGGCGCGCGCCCGGATGCTGGACATCAACCCCGATATTCAGGTGGATGTCTATAACGAGATGTTTACCTCGGAGAATGCCTTCCGCATTGCTGAGCCGTACGACCTCATCATTGACGGCACCGATAACTTCCCCACGCGCTACCTGACCAACGATCTGTGCGTGCTGACGGGCAAACCCAACGTCTACGGTTCGATCTACCGTTTCGATGGGCAGGCCAGCGTTTTCAACGCCGATGATGATAGCCCGTGCTATCGCTGCCTGTTCCCGGAGCCGCCGCCCCCCGGTCTGGTTCCGTCCTGCGCCGAGGGAGGCGTGCTGGGTATTTTGCCGGGCACGATTGGCACGATCCAGGCCACAGAAGCCATCAAACTAATTTTGGGCATCGGCGAAACCCTCAGCGGCAAATTGCTGCTCTATAACGCCCTCGATATGAGTTTTGATTTCGTGCGGCTGCGCAAAAATCCCAAATGTAAGGTCTGCGGCGAAAACCCCGATGTCACCGAATTGATTGATTATGAGCAGTTCTGCGGTATGCCCGCCAACGACCACGATGCCGGTTCCGCGGGCGACGAATGGGATATTTCGGCCCTCGAGTTGAAAGCGCGCCTCGATGCCGGTGAGGCACTGCATCTGATTGATGTGCGCGAGCCGCACGAGTTGGCGATTTCACAGCTTCCCAATGCCAATTTGATTCCCCTGGGGCAGTTAGCCGCACGCATGCACGAACTCGACAGCGCCGAAGAGATTGTGCTTTTCTGTAAAATTGGCACGCGTTCGGTGCGCGCCCTCGAAGTGCTCGTCAGCGCCGGGTTCCGAAAAATCAAAAATCTGGATGGCGGCATCAACGCCTGGGCTGAGGAAGTTGATCCGAGTTTACCGATTTATTAACGGTTGAAAATTGAAAGTTGAAGGTTGAAAATTCTGCTTGTTCGCTTAACCTTCAACTTTCAACCTGTAACCTTCAACCCGCAGTTCCATGAACCAGACCTCCCTCGAAACTATTCTCGCCGATCTTCCCCTCGGTGGCATTCGCTATGTTGACTCAAT
This genomic stretch from Chloroflexota bacterium harbors:
- the moeB gene encoding molybdopterin-synthase adenylyltransferase MoeB, coding for MKLSHDEIFRYSRHLLIPEVGLEGQEKLKAAAVLVIGTGGLGSPVALYLAAAGIGRIGLVDYDVVDFSNLQRQVIHGEATLGKLKVESARARMLDINPDIQVDVYNEMFTSENAFRIAEPYDLIIDGTDNFPTRYLTNDLCVLTGKPNVYGSIYRFDGQASVFNADDDSPCYRCLFPEPPPPGLVPSCAEGGVLGILPGTIGTIQATEAIKLILGIGETLSGKLLLYNALDMSFDFVRLRKNPKCKVCGENPDVTELIDYEQFCGMPANDHDAGSAGDEWDISALELKARLDAGEALHLIDVREPHELAISQLPNANLIPLGQLAARMHELDSAEEIVLFCKIGTRSVRALEVLVSAGFRKIKNLDGGINAWAEEVDPSLPIY
- a CDS encoding molybdopterin synthase sulfur carrier subunit, whose amino-acid sequence is MPVLRLPTPLRPYADGQSAIDVQGQNVAEALNDLVTQHPSLQKHLFSDAGTLRPFVNLFLGEEDVRHLQGVETELKEDDILRIIPSIAGGNNR